One Entelurus aequoreus isolate RoL-2023_Sb linkage group LG09, RoL_Eaeq_v1.1, whole genome shotgun sequence genomic window carries:
- the bag2 gene encoding BAG family molecular chaperone regulator 2, whose translation MAQAKIQAKLNEATCSKFNRTLSMADRAGQLLANLDQLELRVEALRDAASAMEQERECILEMIQSLQNSQEMHNISAGEKEELTLTADRLMGRTLSVEINVGTTRSSQQKEALQNATSIIDDIVQKLLVDMAGSRLRLLALYSACVTEAPPVPVDQKFQAVVISCAMEDQKKIKRRLETLLRNVENAEKNIKIMDHQKVEDPKVNGSQ comes from the exons ATGGCCCAGGCCAAAATACAAGCCAAACTCAACGAAGCGACCTGCAGCAAGTTCAACAGAACTTTGTCCATGGCGGACCGGGCTGGACAACTTTTGGCTAATTTGGATCAGCTGGAGTTGAG ggtgGAGGCTTTGCGGGACGCAGCCTCGGCCATGGAGCAGGAAAGGGAGTGCATCCTGGAAATGATTCAATCCTTACAGAACAGTCAAGAAATGCACAACATCAGTGCCG GTGAGAAAGAAGAGTTAACACTGACCGCCGACCGCCTGATGGGCCGCACGTTATCGGTGGAGATCAACGTGGGGACCACCAGGAGCAGCCAGCAGAAGGAGGCCTTGCAGAACGCCACGTCCATCATCGACGACATCGTCCAGAAGCTCCTGGTGGACATGGCGGGCTCCAGGCTGCGGCTGCTGGCCCTGTACTCGGCCTGCGTGACCGAGGCGCCGCCCGTGCCCGTGGACCAGAAGTTTCAGGCCGTGGTGATCAGCTGCGCTATGGAGGACCAGAAGAAGATCAAGAGAAGGCTGGAGACGCTGCTGAGGAATGTTGAAAACGCAGAGAAGAATATTAAGATCATGGATCACCAGAAGGTAGAGGATCCAAAAGTCAATGGCAGTCAATAA